Below is a genomic region from Armatimonadota bacterium.
CTCTCGATCAGCTGCTCGGGCGAGACTTTCAGATAGATGGTTACACCGATGCGCTTTAGAGCCTCAAAGTTTTCGTCTCTTACCACCGCACCACCGCCAGTTGAGATGACTTTTGCCCCGGCTTCCAGGCTACCAATGATGCTGCTCTCGTGATCTCGAAACGTCTGCTGGCCGTACTGTTCAAAAATGCGATCGACCGGTTTACCTAGTCGATTGACGATCAGCTGGTCTGTATCGAGGTATTCCCGACCGGCTAGATCTGCTAGTCGTTTGCCAACAGTACTCTTGCCCGCTCCCATCATTCCGATCAGTATCCAAGCTTTCATGTTCAGAATTGAAAAAGGGTGGTGAACGAAAAGTTCACCACCCTTTATTCTATTTGATTTCCGAATTAGGGGTTGATTCCTGTGTCGGAGTCATCAATGATCTTCGGAGTAACAAAGATCAAGAGCTCGCTTGAGGTCTTTTGCTTTTGTGTTCTCCTGAAGAACTGACCGACAATCGGTAGGTCACTGAGAACCGGTACTCGGTTAACAAGAGTGTTGGTTGAGTCAGTATTCAATCCACCTAGAACAATCGTGTCTCCGTCCTTGACAATCGCAACAGCGAAAACCGAGTTCGATGTGAAGATCGGAAATTCCTGCGTGACACCGTTTGATACTGGAATCGAACGTGTTCCGGTCGGGGTCGAAACGAATGGTGAGAGAGCCATAGAAATGGTTCCGTCGCCGTTGATTCGAGGAGTTACCGAGAGCGACGTTCCAATCGTCAACTGCTGCGGAGTCGTGGTTGTGAAGACACCACCGTTAGCGGTTGTTTGAGAGTTCGACACCAAAATGAAGTCGAATGTGAACGCCGAAACGGTAGCAGGAGTGTTGTTGATCGTTCGAATAATCGGAGCCGTCACAACGCGTCCGTAGCCGTTCGATAATCGAGTTCGAAGTCGGAATACTGCGTCCCCAGAAGCGTAAGTGAAGAATACTGGGTCTGTAGCTCGCTGGAATTCTGAGGCGTTCATTCCAGCGATGAGAGCACCGCGAGAATATTGAATGCTGTATCCCAGAGACTGATCGATATTTTCTGTCGTCGTGATGAACTCAACTTTGATGCTGACCTGCTTAGGCGCGACATCGAACTGAGCGATAATGTTCGCGAGTTGGTTGATGTCC
It encodes:
- a CDS encoding shikimate kinase translates to MKAWILIGMMGAGKSTVGKRLADLAGREYLDTDQLIVNRLGKPVDRIFEQYGQQTFRDHESSIIGSLEAGAKVISTGGGAVVRDENFEALKRIGVTIYLKVSPEQLIERLKTSRKKRPLLMRDDWEKEFMRLYHERSTIYEQSEITIELDSLTLEEAAEKLFAELNQ